ATATCAATCCAATACTTGAAGAACTTGAAAACTATAAAATAAAAGAAATAGATTTAGATGAAATTGTTAATAATGAGAAAATATATATAGACCAGGAGTTAAAAGAAAGGATTCAAAATGTTGACCTTGAAGGAGACGAAGTTCTTGACTTATTAAATAATGCCTTACCTGCAAAAATAGAAGAAATATTCAATGGAATTTTAAGTAAATCAAAAGAAACTATCAAGTTAGAAAGTGGTATTGATTTTGATCCATTCATAAGAAAGTATCCTATTGAAATAGATGATATGGAAATGGAAAGAGTGAAAATGGAAATCCTTTCTAAAAGCGCAAATAATTATTTTGATAAGAAGATCACAGCTGCAGAACAATTAGCCGCTATTAAAGAAGATGCTGAAAGAGAAGTGGAAGAAATAATTAAATTTGATTATGAATATGCTTTAGGTAGTTTTGCTTACCTTTATAACTTAAATAGGCCTAATTTTTCAAATGAGTATGAGCTTAACCAAGCATTGCACCTAGAATTATGTTTAAAAGAAAATAATACCATAGAAGAGATTCAAAGAATTGATTATAGATTAAATGAAAGTGAGAATATTGCATTATTAACTGGAGCGAATAGTGGAGGTAAAACTACTTTACTTGAAACCATTAGCCAAATAGCTATTCTTGCACAAATGGGATTGCCAGTTCCTGCAAAATCCGCTAAAATAAGATTATTAGATGAAATTTATCACTTTTCAAAAAAGAGATCTTTAGATGCCGGTGCATTTGAATCATTTTTAAATGTATTTATGCCAATTGTTACAAGTGATAGTGAAAAATTAGTTTTATTAGATGAACTTGAAGGAATTACTGAGTTAGAGGCAGCTGTAAAAATTATCTCCAGTTTTATTGAGATGATTGAAGAAAGTAATTCATTTGCAATTATTGTAACACATATGGCAAATGAATTAATGAAATATACAGATATTCGTGTAGATGGTATAGAAGCTATAGGGTTAGATGAGAATTATAATTTAATCGTTGATAGAACACCTAAAATGAATTATTTAGCAAAAAGCACCCCAGAGCTTATTATAAAAAGAATGTATAATAGCTCAAGCCCTGAACTTAAAAAAGTATATGGTAAAATACTTGAGAAATTTTAAAATAGAACAGCACTATAAAAATAATAAAAACAATGAAATATTAATTTCAAGGTTTAATTTAAAAAAAGATAATAAAAAATACATTTAATAAAATAGATTAATAAAATAAAAAATAATCTATAAGATTAATTCTATAAAATTAATATATAAAATTAATTCTATAAAATTAATATATAAAATTAATCTATAAAAATTATTAAATATTTTATTGATATTTTGCCCGTATACTAACTCTCTTGCTTCACAGGTAGTTTACCCTTTCCTCCACGAGTAACCCTCGAAACAGGCAGCCTATCTAATGCCGGGTTTCTTCTAATCATCGACAGCTAAAGCTTTCCTCATAAAAGGACCATAAACATCAGTCATAAATATGATACGACAATATAATTTTTACTTAAAATTATATATAAAATTTTGTAATAAATTAAATTTAAAAATCTATTTAAAGCTTGAGATAGTTTAAAATCAATAACTAATTCAAATCATCAATAGCTTTTTGAGCATGTTTAATATAAACATCCCTAATATCTTGAGATTGAGCTAATCCCTCTACAACACATTCTACTCCATAGCCCTCTACTTTGAACATAGATTTCCATGAATCTTCTTCATCTCCAGCCATGTCATTTTGAGCATGGTCGCCAGCTACAACCATTAAAGGCTTTAATAAAATTTTCTTATAATCACCTTGTTTAATCATAGCTAACACATCCCCAAAATCAGGTTTTGCTTCAACAGTACCAATATAATAATTATTAAAATCTTTCTCCTGTAGCATTTCTTGTAATTTAGTATAAACCCTATTAGATTCAGCAGGGGATCCATGACCCATGAAAACAATAGCTGTATCATCATCACAGTCATTTTTACTAGTTATACTACTAATCAAGTCTTCAAAATCATCATCAGCTATTAATAAAGGGTCAGCTATTGTAATGTTTTCAAATTTATCTTTAAAATTTTCTACTTCATCTTTAATTTTAAAATTATATTCAGTACCATCCATAACATGAGTTGGTTGAATGATTACTGTTTTAACACCATCATTTACAGCTCTTTCTAGAGCTTGTTTAACATTATCAATAGATAAATCATCACGTTTTTTCAATATGTTTATTACCATTTGACTTGTAAATGCTCTCCTAACATCATAATCTGGAAATTTATCCCTAATATCCTTTTCAATAGCTCCAATAGTAAGAGCTCTGTTATTATTATAAGAAGTTCCAAAACTAACAACCAATATTACTTTATCATTCATAGTATCATTCCTAATAAAAAAACATTTTAATTATTTAAATTATAATTTTCTAAAGAACTAAAGATTTAAGTTTCTAAAGAAAAATTTAAAATGACTAAACTATACTTTATTAAAAGAAATATTTAAAAATATTGATTTAAAAAAATTAAGAGCATGAATAAAATAAAATAGAATAAATAAAATAAATAAAATAAAATAGAATAAATAAAAATTAGAATAAATAAAAATAGCTAAAAAGTGAGATAAAAAATAATATAAAAAATAATATAAAAAATAAAAAATAAAATTTTAAAAAATCAAATATTCCGATCTTATTTTAATCTCTTAACATATACAATAATGCATTAGAAATAGCTGCAGCAACATTACTACCACCTTTTCGTCCACGAGCAACAATATATGGAACATCACATTGCATAATTAACTCTTTTGATTGAACTACATTAACAAATCCAACAGGTACTCCTATGATCAGTTCTGGTTTAAGTTCATTATTTTGAATCAATTCATACAATCTTATTAAAGCAGTTGGTGCATTACCAATAGCAAAAATCAAAGGTTTATCTAATTGTGCTGCTTTATCCATAGATGATCGAGCACGTGTTGAATGATTCTTTTTAGCCATTTCTTTAACATCATCATCACTCATAAAGCAGAAAACTTCTCCACCATGTTTTTTAAGTTCTGCTTTATTAATACCTGCTTTAACCATTTGAGTATCGGTTACTATAGAAGCTCCATTTTTTATTGCTTCCAATGCTTTATTTACAACATCATCTGAAAAGCATAAATTATCTACATAATCAAAATCAGCAGCTGTGTGAACAGCTCTTTTAATTATAGGTGCTAATTGAGAATCAATTTCATGAGGCAATTCAGATTCTATGATTTCAAAACTTCTATTCTCAATTTCAGCTGGTTCAACTTGTTCTAATTCAATTTTCATAATACATCCTCTCATTTAAATAATATAATAACTAAATAACTGTATTTCATAATAGAATAACAATAATTTAAACTTAATAAAATAATAATAATAATAATAATTTAACCTTTCCACTTTAGTGCATTTTTAACAAATGATATAGCGAAATCTGGATTTGCAGGAAGATAAATATGTGGGAATCCTGCATAGTAACTATTAAAACCATGACAACAAAGATATTCCAATTTATTAGATGCCTTCTGTGCAATAAAAGATTCTCCACAATTTTCACTATCATAGTAATGGAATTCATGAACTCGAATACTTTCATCTTTACTACACAACAAATTATCATTTAATGCTTTAATCTCAATATAACCAAAGCGTTGCAACTTATCTGTTTTTATACAATTTCCTTTGATAAAACCAACCATAGGAATATTCTCAATAGAATCATGTAAATACATAAAGCCGCCACACTCAGCAATTGTAGGAATTCCTTTAATCATCTTATTTTTTATTTCATTACATAATTTTTTATTTTTAGATAATTCCTCTTTATATAGTTCAGGATACCCTCCACATAGATATAATCCAGATATGTCTTTAGGAAGTTTTTCATCTTTTAATGGACTAAAGTATATAATTTCACAACCTAAATCTTCCAATATCTCAATATTTTCTTCATACATAAAACAAAAAGCATTGTCTTTACTAACAGCAATTCGTAAATCTGATTTATCAGAACTTATCAATTTTGAATTAGTTCTAATTGAATCTCTAAAGTCTACTTTTGATTCAATAATTGGAGCTTGCTTAGCTAATTCCAATAAACCCTCCAAGTCAATATATTTTTCTGCTAAATCTCTTAAGCCATTTATTTTCTCTTTAATATCTTTAATTTCATTTGCAGTGATTAAACCTAAGTTTCTACTTTCTACAGAATATTCTTCTTTTCTAGGTAAAAAGCCATAAGCTTTAACACCGATACTTTCAGCAATTCCACTTAAAAGAGGATATAAACCTTCAGAAATTCCATTGAATATAACTCCCTGAATCATACTATCAGATTTGTATTCTTTAAAACCCTTTATAATTGCTGCTGCAGAATTACTCATACCTTTAGCATCAAGAATCAAGATAACTGGAGATTTAATAGCTTTAGCTACTTCCCAAGCACTTGCTTTACCTTCAACACCTATTCCATCATAAAAACCCATAGCTCCTTCAATTATACTTAAATCTTGACCAGAATTGCGAATAAACTGGTCATCTAACATGTCTTCAGTACAAAAATAAGGGTCTAAATTATGTGTTTTAACATCCAAAACTTTACGATGAAACATAGGATCAATATAATCAGGACCGCATTTAAAAGAAGCAATATCTAAGCCTTTATGTTTAAATGCAGCCAATAAAGCCATAGTAATTGTTGTTTTACCGCAATTACTATTAGTTCCTGAAATTAATAGCCTATTCATCAAAACCACATCCACTAATGATAAATATTGGATTTTGAGCCATTAACATATGTAAATCACCGATTTTTCTACCTTTAGAAACAGCAACTTGAACTATTTCTCCATTTATTCCAATACTTTTAAGAGAATTTAAAGCAGCCATAGCATTTTCAATAGTTACTGCAGTTATAACAAATCGCAATTTATTATTAATTCCATATAAATAATTAACGATTCCATCCATATTTCCAGAGCTGCCTCCAATAAAAACAACATTAGGAATCGGAAGGTCTTGAAGACATTCTGGTGCCAAACCACAGATGGCCTTTACATTATCTAAATGGAATTTTTCACAATTTTGCTCCAATAGACTAATAGCCTCTTCATTCTTATCAAAAGCAAAAACTTTACCATCATATGCGGATAATCCCATTTCAATTGTAACAGAACCAGTTCCACAACCAATATCATAAGCAATATCATTAGGAGATATTGATAACTTAGACATACATACAGAACGCACTTCTAATTTAGTCATTGGAACTTTTCCTCTGATAAATTCATCATCAGAGATACCTATCCTATTTCTTGAATCAAAATTAGGATTTTCTATAATTAAAACAGTTAAAGAACTATATTCCTTACTACATAAATCACAAATTTTACAGCTTGAAATAAATTCTTCCTCAGAACCTAAATCCTCACCAACCCAAACTTTTAAATCCCCAAATCCAAATTTAATTAATTCTTTTCCTAAATCAGGAATATTTTTACCAGTTAAAGCAAAAGTATATTCATTACGGCGAACTGAAGAAACAATATTAGTATCAATTCCATGACAACTTATTAATTTTGCGTCTTTCCAAGGAAGATTACACTTTGCAAAGAAGTAAGATACTGAAGAGATTCCAGAAATTAAATTAGGTTTATATTCTTTTAGAGTTTCTACTAATTTTTCAGCTGCACTATAAAAACCAACATCACCTGAAACTAAAATAGCAATTTTACTAGCATCTGTTTTTTCTATTATTTCAGCTATTTCATTAGATAGATAAGAATTATAACTAGGTTTATTTAAATAAGATAAATCATTTAATAATCTTTTAGCACCTATTAAAATATCTGCTTCATGAATGAGCTCTAAAGCTTCCCCAGTAACAGTTTTATCACTCATCCCCATACCAATAATATTGATTTCTTTCATAAATACCTTCTCCAAATAGTCAGCATAACAATTTGATTTCCCTCATAAACATATGCTCCAGCTAACCATCATAATAATGTTGATTTCTTTTATAAAATGCTCCGAATAGTATTTTTAGCTTCATCTACACTGAGACCTTCCTCTTCAATTGCCCTAGTTAAGACAATGACTTCCATGCCACATTCTTTAGCAGCATCTGTTTTTTCTTTAAATCCACCAATATTACCGGATTCTTTAGTTACAAGTATATCAGCACTGATTTCATTAAATTGGGCAATATTAAATTCTTTAGAAAATGGACCTTGCATTCCACAAAGATTTTTCATAGGATAACCTAATTTTAAACAATGTTCCATCCCTTCTGGTGAAGGCAACATGCGCAAATAGACTCTTTCTTGGAATCTATCTACACCAGTTAATGCTTTTGCTTCTTTAGCACCCATAGATGAAAATATTAATCCTTCTGTTTCATTCAAATAGTTAATTAAATCATCCATTTTAGAAAATTCTATAGCATCATCAATTTCAATAGATTCTCTTAAGACGCGTACATACTCAATATCTTCATTAATACAGACATCTTTAATGTTTTTGCTTACTTCTGTTGCATAAGGATGTGTAGCATCAAAAACTATTTCAGTTTCTTCATTTTGAAATAATTCATGCATAGCATCTTTATCTAATCTTTTAGATTGGACAACAACAGGTTCATCATAGTCTAATACCTTTTCACCATAATTAGTAGCTACGCAAACAATAGATGGAATCTTTTTTTCAGATAAAAATTCAGTTAGAATACGCCCTTCAGTAGTGCCTCCAAATAAAACAATTTTATGCATCTTTACACCCTCTAAAACTATATTCCTTTATATCCTCTTGGTGTTACCATTTTATTATTAATCACTTTTGTATTTGAATTTCCAATAAAAACAGTGGTAAACATATCTACTTCAATCTCTTTAAGTTCTAAAAGACTTAGAATGTGATATTCTTCACCTATTCTTCCGATATTTCGTACATATCCACAAATCGTATCTTCCTCTTTAAAATTTAATAATATTTCACATGCCCTCTTAAGATAATCCTTTCTTTTATGACTTGAAGGATTATAAAGACAGATACAGAAGTCTCCCTCACCTGCCAATCTTAAACGTTTTTCAATTAGTTCCCAAGGTGTGAGAAGATCAGATAAACTTATAACAGCAAAATCATGTCCTATCGGAGCGCCTAAAACTGCAGAACCACTTAAAACAGCACTTATACCTGGAACAATATTAATATCAACATCAGGAAAATCAACTGACAATTCATAAACTAAAGCAGCCATGCCATAGACTCCAGCATCTCCACTACAAACTACAGAAACAATATTATCTTCTGATGCTTTCTCTAGTGCCATTCTACAACGATCAACTTCTTTTGTCATAGAAGTAGATAAATAATTTTTTTCTGGAAAATATTCTTTTACTAATTCCACATATTTACTATAACCTACAATCAAATCTGAATCTTTAAGAGTTTCTTTAGCAGAAATACTAAGATATGACTCATTTCCAGGACCAATACCAACAACAGATAATTTTTTCATAAATTTATTCCTCCCAAGAAAGAATGGGATTTTTTATAGCTAAAGCAATAGTCACTCCTTCACCTTCAGATTTATCTTTTCTTCTAAGTAATTTTCCATTACTTTGAATAATAGCAGAACGTTCACAAACATTGTCAACTTTTACAACACTCTTTACAAATTCTGATTTAGTGAAATCACCTTTTAGACTATTAAGTTCTTCTGCACTATAAGTTTTAAAGGGCAAATCATATTTTTTAGAAAATTCTAAAATTCCCTTTTCATTAGCTTTTTTATCAATACTTGCAATACTATTTAAAGATAAAACATGACAATTTTCTTTCTTTAAAGCATTTAAAATCGATTTTTCAATAGTTTTAAAATCTATATTTTTCTTGCAACCTATACCAACTGTAATTATAGATGGAATTAAGTATAATGTATCTTTATTAAATAAGGTATCCTTATTATTTACTGAGATATTTTCAAAATATTTATTAAATAAGGTATCCTTATTATTTACTGAGATATTTTCAAAATCTTTATGACTTATTTTAACATCATAATTAGTATCATATTCATTTAAATCATTAATTTTAATGTTTTCAGGTAAATTACCTTTAATTGGATATTCAGTTTTTATATGAATAGTTTCTCCTTTTAATAATTTAGATGAAACTAATTTAATACACTCTGGATTTAAAATTCTTAATCCTTGACTTTTTGCCCAGGTATCTATTGCAAAAACCTTATTGATATCAGTAGCAGTGGTTATAACAGGAATTGCAAATAAAATTTCAGATATTTTAATTGCTAATTCATTAGCTCCTCCAATGTGTCCAGATAAAAGAGGTATTGAAAAATGTCCTAACTCATCAACAACAACAATTGCAGGATCTTTTGTTTTAGATTTAATAAATGGAGCAATTGCTCTAGTAGCTATTCCTATAGCTCCTATAAAAACAAGAGCATCACTTTTTGAAAAATGTTCTTCTGTCCACTGAGACAAAGCACCTTTTTTACAACGAGTTAGATTTATATCATCTAAATCATCTTTAGAAAGTGAATTTAATAATTTATTAGCTATCTTAACACCATTATCTGTAAATGCAATGATTGATATTTTCATTTGTTTACCTCTCAAAACTCCATCATAATAATTATTTTTCAGTCTTCAAAATATATAATAATAATTCAAACTCTTCAAAATATACAATAATAATAATTTCTTAGTCTCTTCAAAATATACAATAATAATTATTCTTCAAACTCTTCAGATTATACTATAATAACTATTTCTTAGCTTCTCTAAATTCTGTTGAAAAATCATCTGCATAAAGACGTGATAATGAATACTCACTAGCTAAAACATCTCCAACAATTATTAAAGCTGTTTTAGTAATATTATTCTCCTTAGCACTTTCATATAAAGTTCCAACAGTACAATGTATTATTTTCTCATCTGGCCAAGTTGCTTTATAAACAATAGCAGCAGGAGTATCTTCACTATATCCTCCTTTTACTAACTCCTTAGACAATTTTTCAAGTAGTCCTGTACTTAAGAAAATAACCATAGTAGCACCATGTGCCGCAAATGAAGCAATATTCTCCTTTTCAGGAACAGGAGTTCTACTAGCCATACGTGTAATAATTACACTTTGACTAACATCTGGTAAAGTATATTCTGCTTTTAATGATGCTGCAGCACCACAAAAGCTAGATACACCAGGACAAACATCATAAGAAATTCCTTCTTCGTCTAGACGATCCATTTGTTCACGAATAGCACCGTAAATACTTGAATCCCCAGTATGTAAACGGACTGTCATTTTATTATCATTTTCTGCTTCAATCATCTTTTCAATAACTTCATCTAAGGTCATTTTAGCACTATTATAACACTCACAAGATTCTTTAGCATAATTCAATAAATCTGGATTAACCAGAGAACCTGCATATATTATTACATCAGCTTTTTTTAAAAGTTTAGCACCTCTTATAGTTATTAAATCGATTGCTCCACTTCCTGCTCCTACAAAATGAATCATTATTTTTTCCTCCTTATTCATTTAAAATTAATATTAATTACTATTTACTCAATACCTCATTAAGATTAATATTAATTACTATTTACTCAATACCTCTTTAAGATTAATACTGATTACTATTTACTCCATATCTCTTTAAGATTACTTGCATTTTCACTTTCAAATAAAATACCTGAATAATCTCCTGTATTAATAAAGCATATAAATCCTACTTCAATTTCAGGAGGTATTCTTTTATTAATATTATGTTCTATCCTATTTTTTAAAATAACCATAGTTTTATTTAATAAATCATTTTCCCACAATATATCTAATACAGCACTTGTAGTTACACAATTTTGAATCTCTTTTAGTATGTCTAAGTTAGCACCAGCTTCCAAAGCACAGGACAATAAAGTTTCTATCCTTCCATCTCCATTATTTGAATGTGTATTAAACATTCCAATACCTAATTTTACAAATTTGCCTATATGTCCAATTAGAAGAATCTTTTTAAAGCCATATTCTACAGAACTATCTAATGCAACATCAATAAAATTACTACACATAATACCTGGGTTTGTAGATAAATTTAAGTCTTCTATAGTGAATTTTTTGCCAAAATTACCTAAAAAAATAAGTATTGACTCATTATTCTCTGCAGATATCATGTTAATTTCTAATTTAATTGAATCTGCTAATGCTTTGGCACTCATTGGTTCAACAATACCAGTTGTACCTAATATAGAAATACCATCAACTATTCCTAATTCTGGATTAAATGTCTTCTTTGTTATTTCTTCACCTTTAGGTACAGAAATCAAAACATGAA
Above is a window of Methanobrevibacter olleyae DNA encoding:
- the cobK gene encoding precorrin-6A reductase, whose amino-acid sequence is MHKIVLFGGTTEGRILTEFLSEKKIPSIVCVATNYGEKVLDYDEPVVVQSKRLDKDAMHELFQNEETEIVFDATHPYATEVSKNIKDVCINEDIEYVRVLRESIEIDDAIEFSKMDDLINYLNETEGLIFSSMGAKEAKALTGVDRFQERVYLRMLPSPEGMEHCLKLGYPMKNLCGMQGPFSKEFNIAQFNEISADILVTKESGNIGGFKEKTDAAKECGMEVIVLTRAIEEEGLSVDEAKNTIRSIL
- a CDS encoding sirohydrochlorin cobaltochelatase gives rise to the protein MNDKVILVVSFGTSYNNNRALTIGAIEKDIRDKFPDYDVRRAFTSQMVINILKKRDDLSIDNVKQALERAVNDGVKTVIIQPTHVMDGTEYNFKIKDEVENFKDKFENITIADPLLIADDDFEDLISSITSKNDCDDDTAIVFMGHGSPAESNRVYTKLQEMLQEKDFNNYYIGTVEAKPDFGDVLAMIKQGDYKKILLKPLMVVAGDHAQNDMAGDEEDSWKSMFKVEGYGVECVVEGLAQSQDIRDVYIKHAQKAIDDLN
- the cbiD gene encoding cobalt-precorrin-5B (C(1))-methyltransferase CbiD; translated protein: MADKRLVNQKLLNCGYTTGTCAAAAAKASAEMLFSKELMDSVSITTPNQTKLTLDVLNPQFNDKTASCSIEKDSGDDPDITNGILVSAELTLVFDSQDIIIEGGKGVGRVTKPGLDQPVGESAINSVPRKMIKDSLNSLAKENDYDGGFHVLISVPKGEEITKKTFNPELGIVDGISILGTTGIVEPMSAKALADSIKLEINMISAENNESILIFLGNFGKKFTIEDLNLSTNPGIMCSNFIDVALDSSVEYGFKKILLIGHIGKFVKLGIGMFNTHSNNGDGRIETLLSCALEAGANLDILKEIQNCVTTSAVLDILWENDLLNKTMVILKNRIEHNINKRIPPEIEVGFICFINTGDYSGILFESENASNLKEIWSK
- a CDS encoding cobyrinate a,c-diamide synthase produces the protein MNRLLISGTNSNCGKTTITMALLAAFKHKGLDIASFKCGPDYIDPMFHRKVLDVKTHNLDPYFCTEDMLDDQFIRNSGQDLSIIEGAMGFYDGIGVEGKASAWEVAKAIKSPVILILDAKGMSNSAAAIIKGFKEYKSDSMIQGVIFNGISEGLYPLLSGIAESIGVKAYGFLPRKEEYSVESRNLGLITANEIKDIKEKINGLRDLAEKYIDLEGLLELAKQAPIIESKVDFRDSIRTNSKLISSDKSDLRIAVSKDNAFCFMYEENIEILEDLGCEIIYFSPLKDEKLPKDISGLYLCGGYPELYKEELSKNKKLCNEIKNKMIKGIPTIAECGGFMYLHDSIENIPMVGFIKGNCIKTDKLQRFGYIEIKALNDNLLCSKDESIRVHEFHYYDSENCGESFIAQKASNKLEYLCCHGFNSYYAGFPHIYLPANPDFAISFVKNALKWKG
- a CDS encoding precorrin-8X methylmutase; translation: MKIELEQVEPAEIENRSFEIIESELPHEIDSQLAPIIKRAVHTAADFDYVDNLCFSDDVVNKALEAIKNGASIVTDTQMVKAGINKAELKKHGGEVFCFMSDDDVKEMAKKNHSTRARSSMDKAAQLDKPLIFAIGNAPTALIRLYELIQNNELKPELIIGVPVGFVNVVQSKELIMQCDVPYIVARGRKGGSNVAAAISNALLYMLRD
- the cobJ gene encoding precorrin-3B C(17)-methyltransferase is translated as MKKLSVVGIGPGNESYLSISAKETLKDSDLIVGYSKYVELVKEYFPEKNYLSTSMTKEVDRCRMALEKASEDNIVSVVCSGDAGVYGMAALVYELSVDFPDVDINIVPGISAVLSGSAVLGAPIGHDFAVISLSDLLTPWELIEKRLRLAGEGDFCICLYNPSSHKRKDYLKRACEILLNFKEEDTICGYVRNIGRIGEEYHILSLLELKEIEVDMFTTVFIGNSNTKVINNKMVTPRGYKGI
- the cbiE gene encoding precorrin-6y C5,15-methyltransferase (decarboxylating) subunit CbiE, with protein sequence MKEINIIGMGMSDKTVTGEALELIHEADILIGAKRLLNDLSYLNKPSYNSYLSNEIAEIIEKTDASKIAILVSGDVGFYSAAEKLVETLKEYKPNLISGISSVSYFFAKCNLPWKDAKLISCHGIDTNIVSSVRRNEYTFALTGKNIPDLGKELIKFGFGDLKVWVGEDLGSEEEFISSCKICDLCSKEYSSLTVLIIENPNFDSRNRIGISDDEFIRGKVPMTKLEVRSVCMSKLSISPNDIAYDIGCGTGSVTIEMGLSAYDGKVFAFDKNEEAISLLEQNCEKFHLDNVKAICGLAPECLQDLPIPNVVFIGGSSGNMDGIVNYLYGINNKLRFVITAVTIENAMAALNSLKSIGINGEIVQVAVSKGRKIGDLHMLMAQNPIFIISGCGFDE
- a CDS encoding MutS-related protein, coding for MEGAELQNIKGIGDKLSQKIINELGGEEELNKVINNLDLERLIRIDGISQRKAIEIMNQLIGNPAQKFLKSERAIQLYEEIIEKILIYSNTSYSKNRILLLAPIKDEEIIEDRIDFVMNAKERVSKLDLNELNKLMKNLHEPKIAKANHDASKAILVESLEDIDYLMDLGLNKYYNILTASDSPFFQEELRGYELIFYIYTEGFLDLGDMSNLIMINKDAPIYQLLPEVILDYFRINKDLFERVSKIKEILGEETVLKDINPILEELENYKIKEIDLDEIVNNEKIYIDQELKERIQNVDLEGDEVLDLLNNALPAKIEEIFNGILSKSKETIKLESGIDFDPFIRKYPIEIDDMEMERVKMEILSKSANNYFDKKITAAEQLAAIKEDAEREVEEIIKFDYEYALGSFAYLYNLNRPNFSNEYELNQALHLELCLKENNTIEEIQRIDYRLNESENIALLTGANSGGKTTLLETISQIAILAQMGLPVPAKSAKIRLLDEIYHFSKKRSLDAGAFESFLNVFMPIVTSDSEKLVLLDELEGITELEAAVKIISSFIEMIEESNSFAIIVTHMANELMKYTDIRVDGIEAIGLDENYNLIVDRTPKMNYLAKSTPELIIKRMYNSSSPELKKVYGKILEKF
- the cobM gene encoding precorrin-4 C(11)-methyltransferase, encoding MIHFVGAGSGAIDLITIRGAKLLKKADVIIYAGSLVNPDLLNYAKESCECYNSAKMTLDEVIEKMIEAENDNKMTVRLHTGDSSIYGAIREQMDRLDEEGISYDVCPGVSSFCGAAASLKAEYTLPDVSQSVIITRMASRTPVPEKENIASFAAHGATMVIFLSTGLLEKLSKELVKGGYSEDTPAAIVYKATWPDEKIIHCTVGTLYESAKENNITKTALIIVGDVLASEYSLSRLYADDFSTEFREAKK
- a CDS encoding cobalt-precorrin 5A hydrolase — translated: MKISIIAFTDNGVKIANKLLNSLSKDDLDDINLTRCKKGALSQWTEEHFSKSDALVFIGAIGIATRAIAPFIKSKTKDPAIVVVDELGHFSIPLLSGHIGGANELAIKISEILFAIPVITTATDINKVFAIDTWAKSQGLRILNPECIKLVSSKLLKGETIHIKTEYPIKGNLPENIKINDLNEYDTNYDVKISHKDFENISVNNKDTLFNKYFENISVNNKDTLFNKDTLYLIPSIITVGIGCKKNIDFKTIEKSILNALKKENCHVLSLNSIASIDKKANEKGILEFSKKYDLPFKTYSAEELNSLKGDFTKSEFVKSVVKVDNVCERSAIIQSNGKLLRRKDKSEGEGVTIALAIKNPILSWEE